A stretch of Mus caroli chromosome 5, CAROLI_EIJ_v1.1, whole genome shotgun sequence DNA encodes these proteins:
- the LOC110294552 gene encoding 60S ribosomal protein L26-like yields MKFNPFVTSDRSKNRKRHFNAPSHIRRKIMSSPLSKELRQKYNVRSMPIRKDDEVQVVRGHYKGQQIGKVVQVYRKKYVIYIERVQREKANGTTVHVGIHPSKVVITRLKLDKDHKKILERKAKSRQIGKEKGKYKEETIEKMQE; encoded by the coding sequence ATGAAGTTCAATCCCTTCGTGACTTCTGACCGAAGCAAGAACCGCAAACGGCATTTCAATGCGCCTTCTCACATTCGGAGGAAGATCATGTCTTCCCCTCTTTCcaaagagctgagacagaagtatAACGTTCGGTCTATGCCCATTCGGAAGGATGACGAAGTTCAGGTTGTTCGCGGACACTACAAAGGCCAGCAGATTGGCAAGGTGGTCCAAGTGTACAGGAAGAAGTACGTCATCTACATTGAACGCGTCCAGCGAGAGAAGGCTAATGGCACAACCGTCCACGTGGGCATCCACCCCAGCAAGGTCGTTATCACCAGGCTAAAGCTGGACAAGGACCacaagaagatcctggagaggAAAGCCAAGTCCCGACAAATAGGAAAGGAGAAGGGCAAATACAAGGAAGAAACGATCGAGAAGATGCAGGAGTAG